A DNA window from Anas acuta chromosome 4, bAnaAcu1.1, whole genome shotgun sequence contains the following coding sequences:
- the C4H2orf81 gene encoding uncharacterized protein C2orf81 homolog isoform X2, translated as MCWGYWDCWEALGCTGGTGECDGCVGASPGGAGRQGGAPSPAGLLLGAAGSMATGLAVSVQGMASRERTAASRLRGDKSRPSTATAVPTDIVPGRLSEAQWLALLAAEEGDEDVGDVLAELLGRVLEECFQLYLARQRVPFTVSQARDAVLQVAEWRFQARDEGDAELEGGAWQEDEEPQPCAIDAWAQGSVPILQEHPSPRPGDREVSSTDTVLAEAECASSAPRGVPAPSHAPLPQDGALTAPQPPGGRSSSSPSPAPRPAPQPAPLRPAAARPRRQPRHQPQPLPGLESPELLAQREAGSSVEVSVDGLLLPLSCRPLVKIQTGRPPCSKARVCGKPSTTLGTSRLDPSRRWIRPQVEVLDPGEEAKWQPCPPATRRHSREPRSPSVRHKGPGSSLPPLGLAAAGGAQLLPPAPGARQPSSPQPPELGSLLDAVRLAPGVTIRRGEGERHGLCRPAHHEEEEEEEMGEARRDLRPLRPAVPFPTVSVSQVTGYGPH; from the exons atgtgctgggggtactgggat tgctgggaggcactgggatgcactgggggcactggggagtGTGATGGGTGTGTGGGTGCCAGCCCAGGGGGTGCCGGGCGGCaggggggagcccccagccctgccgggCTCCTCCTGGGCGCCGCGGGCAGCATGGCCACAGGGCTGGCGGTGTCGGTGCAGGGCATGGCCTCCCGCGAGCGCACGGCCGCCTCCAGGCTGCGCGGGGACAAATCCCGGCCCTCCACGGCCACCGCCGTCCCCACGGACATTGTCCCGGGGCGCCTGAGCGAGGCGCAGTGGCTGGCGCTGCTGGCGGCTGAGGAAGGGGACGAGGACGTGGGGGACGTCCTGGCCGAGCTGCTGGGCCGTGTGCTGGAGGAGTGCTTCCAGCTCTACCTGGCTCGGCAG CGCGTGCCCTTCACCGTGAGCCAGGCGAGGGACGCCgtgctgcaggtggccgagTGGCGCTTCCAGGCGCGGGACGAGGGGGACGCGGAGCTGGAAGGTGGCGCCTGGCAGGAGGACGAGGAGCCCCAACCCTGCGCCATCGACGCCTGGGCTCAGGGCTCGGTTCCCATCCTGCAGGAGCACCCGTCCCCGCGCCCGGGGGACAGAGAG GTCTCCAGCACCGACACCGTCCTGGCCGAGGCTGAGTGCGCCTCCTCAGCACCCCGCGGCGTGCCAGCACCTTCCCACGCGCCTCTGCCGCAGGACGGGGCGCTCACCGCTCCCCAGCCACCCGGGGGAAGatccagcagctcccccagcccagcgccacgaccagccccacagccagccccactccgccctgctgcagcacggccccgccgccagccccggcaccagccccagcccttgcCCGGCCTCGAGAGCCCGGAGCTCCTGGCACAGAGGGAGGCTGGCAGCTCGGTGGAGGTCAGCGTGgacgggctgctgctgcctctctcctGCAGACCCCTGGTGAAGATCCAGACAGGGAGGCCCCCATGCAGCAAGGCGAGGGTGTGTGGTAAGCCCAGCACCACGCTGGGAACCTCCCGGCTGGACCCCTCCAGGCGCTGGATCCGGCCCCAGGTGGAGGTGCTGGACCCGGGCGAGGAGGCCAAGTGGCAGCCGTGCCCCCCAGCCACCCGCCGGCACAGCCGGGAGCCTCGGAGCCCCTCCGTGAGGCACAAGGGGCCGGGCAGCTCGCTGCcccccctggggctggcagctgcagggggGGCACAGCTCCTGCCGCCTGCCCCGGGGGCCcggcagcccagcagcccccagcccccagagCTGGGCTCCTTGCTGGATGCCGTCCGGCTGGCCCCCGGTGTCACCATCAGGCGTGGAGAAGGCGAGAGGCACGGGCTCTGCCGCCCTGCACAccacgaggaggaggaggaggaggagatgggggaGGCCAGGCGGGACCTGAGGCCCCTGCGCCCCGCCGTGCCCTTCCCCACCGTGTCAGTGAGCCAGGTCACCGGCTATGGCCCGCATTGA
- the C4H2orf81 gene encoding uncharacterized protein C2orf81 homolog isoform X1, producing MCWGYWDVLGYTGRSWGHWEELGGTGIDWGTGMCWGHQEGLGVTGMCWGHWDVLGDTGECWEALGCTGGTGECDGCVGASPGGAGRQGGAPSPAGLLLGAAGSMATGLAVSVQGMASRERTAASRLRGDKSRPSTATAVPTDIVPGRLSEAQWLALLAAEEGDEDVGDVLAELLGRVLEECFQLYLARQRVPFTVSQARDAVLQVAEWRFQARDEGDAELEGGAWQEDEEPQPCAIDAWAQGSVPILQEHPSPRPGDREVSSTDTVLAEAECASSAPRGVPAPSHAPLPQDGALTAPQPPGGRSSSSPSPAPRPAPQPAPLRPAAARPRRQPRHQPQPLPGLESPELLAQREAGSSVEVSVDGLLLPLSCRPLVKIQTGRPPCSKARVCGKPSTTLGTSRLDPSRRWIRPQVEVLDPGEEAKWQPCPPATRRHSREPRSPSVRHKGPGSSLPPLGLAAAGGAQLLPPAPGARQPSSPQPPELGSLLDAVRLAPGVTIRRGEGERHGLCRPAHHEEEEEEEMGEARRDLRPLRPAVPFPTVSVSQVTGYGPH from the exons atgtgctgggggtactgggatgtgctggggtatactgggaggagctgggggcactgggaggaactgggaggcactgggataGACTGGGGCACGGGGATGTGCTGGGGGcaccaggaggggctgggggtcactgggatgtgctgggggcactgggatgtgctgggggatactggggagtgctgggaggcactgggatgcactgggggcactggggagtGTGATGGGTGTGTGGGTGCCAGCCCAGGGGGTGCCGGGCGGCaggggggagcccccagccctgccgggCTCCTCCTGGGCGCCGCGGGCAGCATGGCCACAGGGCTGGCGGTGTCGGTGCAGGGCATGGCCTCCCGCGAGCGCACGGCCGCCTCCAGGCTGCGCGGGGACAAATCCCGGCCCTCCACGGCCACCGCCGTCCCCACGGACATTGTCCCGGGGCGCCTGAGCGAGGCGCAGTGGCTGGCGCTGCTGGCGGCTGAGGAAGGGGACGAGGACGTGGGGGACGTCCTGGCCGAGCTGCTGGGCCGTGTGCTGGAGGAGTGCTTCCAGCTCTACCTGGCTCGGCAG CGCGTGCCCTTCACCGTGAGCCAGGCGAGGGACGCCgtgctgcaggtggccgagTGGCGCTTCCAGGCGCGGGACGAGGGGGACGCGGAGCTGGAAGGTGGCGCCTGGCAGGAGGACGAGGAGCCCCAACCCTGCGCCATCGACGCCTGGGCTCAGGGCTCGGTTCCCATCCTGCAGGAGCACCCGTCCCCGCGCCCGGGGGACAGAGAG GTCTCCAGCACCGACACCGTCCTGGCCGAGGCTGAGTGCGCCTCCTCAGCACCCCGCGGCGTGCCAGCACCTTCCCACGCGCCTCTGCCGCAGGACGGGGCGCTCACCGCTCCCCAGCCACCCGGGGGAAGatccagcagctcccccagcccagcgccacgaccagccccacagccagccccactccgccctgctgcagcacggccccgccgccagccccggcaccagccccagcccttgcCCGGCCTCGAGAGCCCGGAGCTCCTGGCACAGAGGGAGGCTGGCAGCTCGGTGGAGGTCAGCGTGgacgggctgctgctgcctctctcctGCAGACCCCTGGTGAAGATCCAGACAGGGAGGCCCCCATGCAGCAAGGCGAGGGTGTGTGGTAAGCCCAGCACCACGCTGGGAACCTCCCGGCTGGACCCCTCCAGGCGCTGGATCCGGCCCCAGGTGGAGGTGCTGGACCCGGGCGAGGAGGCCAAGTGGCAGCCGTGCCCCCCAGCCACCCGCCGGCACAGCCGGGAGCCTCGGAGCCCCTCCGTGAGGCACAAGGGGCCGGGCAGCTCGCTGCcccccctggggctggcagctgcagggggGGCACAGCTCCTGCCGCCTGCCCCGGGGGCCcggcagcccagcagcccccagcccccagagCTGGGCTCCTTGCTGGATGCCGTCCGGCTGGCCCCCGGTGTCACCATCAGGCGTGGAGAAGGCGAGAGGCACGGGCTCTGCCGCCCTGCACAccacgaggaggaggaggaggaggagatgggggaGGCCAGGCGGGACCTGAGGCCCCTGCGCCCCGCCGTGCCCTTCCCCACCGTGTCAGTGAGCCAGGTCACCGGCTATGGCCCGCATTGA
- the LOC137855351 gene encoding uncharacterized protein, with translation MQLPQTLLGSGASAGRGSALPPGRPLPPGANGAPGPLQAATTQGEPDHRMPRRKAVAALGSLCLQSLAQHMQSVWVKDYSDNYLDEYQFRFVMGPFNDLAGSLVQDLIRLLGESRRLTRAALHLLLVPHLQELSLRPCPSLVSNAIGQLVTVRCKSLSALDLHGCSRLSADVLVDLVEELPLLSRLGLAETQANVQVLSAVGSCCRRLRELDVSHCKKVSPRALRHLAYDPLERALCCPALRVLLARGLEPAGDGGMVAALAFLLLALPCLEVLAHGAVPDALCLLHAQQLGGGGDADGFPSLQELLARRQNGSRLTLPLRRLEEVEEPVLATVCALCPEAEEAGVWLGDGRVAGWDALRWGRLARLSLSCTGPRGRALGEVLPLARSLGPQLQSLALHGFCYEDELSLGALLCSCPNLQAFSTELQAPPGARPEEEPPDEPSRWDTDLLPHAFPQLQRFSLSLDSSANPLPVPHGLVLRATLASLLCHSPRLQSLSLLSIPLSLDSVFETVLAAPGPPLLELRELSLVGSKVSSQTVQLLLASDGRLCRLDLSHCRDIYRRDYDGFLQAVRKQRLDLDITWE, from the exons ATGCAGCTCCCACAGACCCTGCTGGGATCCGGGGCCTCGGCGGGGCGCGGCTCGGCGCTGCCCCCGGGACGGCCTCTGCCCCCCGGAGCCAACGGAGCCCCCGGACCGCTCCAAGCAGCAACGACGCAGGGAGAACCGGATCACCGG atgcCCCGGAGGAAGGCGGTGGCGgcgctgggcagcctgtgcctgcaGAGCCTGGCGCAGCACATGCAGAGCGTGTGGGTGAAGGATTACAGCGACAACTACCTGGACGAGTACCAGTTCCGATTCGTCATGGGCCCCTTCAACGACCTGG ctggcaGCCTGGTGCAGGATCTCATCCGGCTGCTGGGCGAGAGCCGCCGCCTGACGCGAGCCGCGCtccacctgctgctggtgccgcacctgcaggagctcagcctgcgcccctgccccagcctcgtCAGCAACGCCATCGGCCAGCTCGTCACCGTGCGCTGCAAG AGCCTGAGCGCCCTGGACCTGCACGGCTGCAGCCGGCTGTCGGCGGACGTGCTGGTGGACCTGGTGGAGGAGCTGCCGCTGCTGAGCCGCCTGGGGCTGGCGGAGACGCAGGCCAACGTCCAGGTGCTCTCGGCCGTGGGCTCCTGCTGCCGGCGCCTGCGGGAGCTGGACGTGTCCCACTGCAAGAAGGTGTCACCCCGCGCCCTGCGGCACCTGGCCTACGACCCGCTGGAGCGAGCCCTCTGCTGCCCCGCGCTCCGCGTCCTCCTGGCCCGCGGCCTCGAGCCGGCGGGGGACGGCGGCATGGTGGCGGCGctggccttcctgctgctggccctgccgTGCCTGGAGGTCCTGGCGCACGGCGCCGTGCCGGACGCGCTCTGCCTCCTGCACGCGCAGCAGCTGGGCGGCGGGGGGGACGCCGATGGCTTCCCCtcgctgcaggagctgctggcgcGGCGGCAGAACGGCTCCCGGCTCACCCTGCCGCTGCGGCgcctggaggaggtggaggagccCGTCCTCGCCACTGTCTGCGCCCTGTGCCCCGAGGCCGAGGAGGCCGGCGTGTGGCTGGGGGACGGCAGGGTGGCCGGCTGGGACGCGCTGCGCTGGGGCCGCCTGGCGCGGCTCAGCCTGTCCTGCacggggccgcggggccgggcgctgggCGAGGTGCTGCCGCTGGCACGCAGCCTGGGCCCGCAGCTGCAGAGCCTCGCCCTGCACGGCTTCTGCTACGAGGACGAGCTGTCGCTGGgcgccctgctctgcagctgccccaACCTGCAGGCCTTCAGCACCGAGCTGCAGGCCCCGCCGGGCGCCCGCCCCGAGGAGGAGCCCCCCGACGAGCCGTCCCGCTGGGACACCGACCTGCTGCCCCACGccttcccccagctgcagcGCTTCTCCCTGTCCCTGGACAGCAGCGCCAACCCTTTGCCGGTCCCGCACGGGCTGGTGCTGCGTGCCACGCTGGCCTCGCTGCTGTGCCACTCGCCGCGCCTGCAGAGCCTCTCCCTGCTCAGCATCCCCTTATCACTGGACTCGGTGTTCGAAACGGTGCtggcggccccggggccgcccctgCTGGAGCTGCGGGAGCTCTCGCTGGTCGGGAGCAAGGTGTCCAGCCAgactgtgcagctgctgctggcctccgACGGCCGCCTGTGCCGCCTGGACCTGTCCCACTGCCGCGACATTTACCGCCGGGACTACGACGGCTTCCTGCAGGCGGTGCGCAAGCAGCGGCTGGACCTGGACATCACCTGGGAGTAG
- the LOC137855296 gene encoding retinol dehydrogenase 12-like — translation MELRSACSHPGWSVLALVLGLLLWARRRQGWDPRKCPTDLTGKTVIVTGANSGIGKCVALELARRNARTILACRSQERGQAAVEEIRAATGNPAVLLRLLDTSSLASVRAFAQAVLREETRLDVLVNNAGLTGLPLSITAEGLEQTFTTNYLGPFLLTNLLLDLLKASAPARIVNVSSFRHAVGTVDVRYLSGQAQPGGYDPIYNSTKLMNVLFSAELAQRLQGTGVTTNSVNPGVVSTGIMRRFSWPLRTLFFLIRPFIKSAEQGAVSTLYCAISEEVSGITGKYFDSDCGLVLPSAAARDAGLARKLWEESERLTGLLAGPQH, via the exons atggAGCTGCGGAGCGCCTGCAGCCACCCGGGCTGGTCCGTGCTGGCGCtggtcctggggctgctgctctgggccAGGAGGAGACAAGGCTGGGACCCACGCAAGTGCCCCACCGACCTGACGGGCAAGACGGTCATTGTCACCGGAGCCAACAGCG GGATTGGCAAATGCGTGGCCCTGGAGCTGGCCCGCAGGAACGCCCGCACCATCCTGGCGTGCCGGAGCCAGGAGCGGGGCCAGGCGGCGGTGGAGGAGATCCGCGCGGCCACCGGCAACCCCGCGGTGCTGCTGCGCCTGCTGGACACCAGCTCGCTGGCCTCCGTGCGTGCCTTTGCCCAGGCGGTGCTGCGGGAGGAGACGCGGCTGGACGTGCTGGTGAACAACGCCGGCCTCACCG ggctgcccttGAGCATCACGGCGGAGGGGCTGGAGCAGACCTTCACCACCAACTACCTGGGCCCCTTCCTGCTCACCAACCTGCTGCTGG ACCTGCTGAAGGCCTCAGCACCCGCCCGCATCGTCAACGTCTCGTCCTTCCGCCACGCCGTGGGCACCGTCGACGTCCGCTACCTCTCCGGGCAGGCGCAGCCCGGCGGCTACGACCCCATCTACAACAGCACCAAGCTGATGAACGTCCTGTTCTCCGCCGAGCTGGCCCAGCGCCTGCAGGGCACAG GGGTGACCACCAACAGCGTGAACCCCGGCGTGGTGAGCACCGGAATCATGCGGCGCTTCAGCTGGCCGCTGCGCaccctcttcttcctcatccGCCCCTTCATCAAG TCGGCGGAGCAGGGCGCCGTCAGCACCCTTTACTGTGCCATCTCGGAGGAGGTCTCGGGCATCACGGGCAAGTACTTCGACAGTGACTGCGGCCTCGTGCTCCCCTCCGCAGCCGCCCGCGACGCCGGCCTGGCTCGCAAGCTCTGGGAGGAGTCGGAGAGGCTGacggggctgctggcaggccCCCAACACTga